A single Natrinema pellirubrum DSM 15624 DNA region contains:
- a CDS encoding 4-phosphopantoate--beta-alanine ligase has translation MTDYDSVSADVENEEEIPADHPRYQDLLTRHRIERGVEKGITHLQGMHAEGRGSAFDYLLGEETIPSADAAERAAAAHLLLADRPVLSINGNVAALVPGEMAELADATGADLEVNLFNRTPERIEAIADHLRDHGADDVKGLEADARIPNLDHQRAKVDADGIYAADVVLVPLEDGDRAEALDEMDKTEIVIDLNPLSRSPQVADVPIVDNIIRAVPNITDHARGLADTDEATLRAIIENFDRERALEAAEERIRSGDL, from the coding sequence GTGACCGATTACGACAGCGTCTCCGCCGACGTCGAAAACGAGGAGGAGATCCCGGCAGACCACCCCAGATACCAGGATCTGCTCACTCGTCACCGCATCGAGCGGGGCGTCGAGAAGGGGATCACCCACCTCCAGGGGATGCACGCGGAGGGGCGAGGCAGCGCCTTCGACTACCTGCTCGGCGAGGAGACGATACCCAGCGCCGACGCGGCCGAACGGGCGGCCGCGGCACACCTCCTGCTGGCCGACCGGCCCGTCCTCTCGATCAACGGCAACGTCGCGGCGCTGGTCCCCGGCGAGATGGCTGAACTCGCCGACGCAACCGGTGCCGACCTCGAGGTCAACCTCTTCAACCGGACGCCCGAGCGGATCGAGGCCATCGCCGATCACCTGCGCGACCACGGTGCGGACGACGTGAAAGGGCTCGAGGCCGACGCGCGGATCCCGAACCTCGATCACCAGCGGGCGAAGGTCGACGCCGACGGGATCTACGCGGCCGACGTCGTGCTGGTTCCCCTCGAGGACGGCGATCGCGCGGAAGCCCTCGACGAGATGGACAAGACCGAGATCGTCATCGATCTCAACCCCCTCTCGCGATCGCCGCAGGTGGCCGACGTCCCGATCGTCGACAACATCATTCGCGCGGTACCGAACATAACCGATCACGCGCGTGGGCTGGCCGACACCGATGAGGCCACCCTCCGTGCGATTATCGAGAACTTCGACCGCGAGCGCGCGCTCGAGGCGGCGGAAGAGCGGATCCGGTCGGGCGATCTCTGA
- a CDS encoding tyrosine--tRNA ligase, with amino-acid sequence MDAYELLTRNAEEVVTDEEVRDLTEDPEGKRAYVGYEPSGVLHLGHLLTANKLIDLQEAGMEVVILLADAHAYLNEKGSLEEIQATAERMKAQFLAYGLDEERTEFVYGSTFQFDEEYTRDLHTLEQATTMNRAQRAMAEIQGDETVKVSHLVYPLMQTLDIEYLDLDLAVGGLDQRKVHMLAREKLPELDYEVRPAIHTPILADLTTGEGKMSSSEGTTISMEDSTADVEEKVNSAYCPPTRDPEPDDEGNERENPVLELFEYHVFPRFEEVVVERPEEYGGDLTYEDYEPLAADLESGELHPADAKGTLATYLDELIAPGREKLRELRD; translated from the coding sequence ATGGACGCCTACGAGTTACTCACGCGAAACGCCGAGGAGGTCGTCACCGATGAGGAGGTCCGGGACCTCACGGAGGATCCCGAAGGCAAGCGGGCCTACGTCGGCTACGAACCCTCCGGCGTCCTCCATCTGGGGCATCTCCTGACCGCGAACAAGCTCATCGACCTCCAGGAGGCCGGCATGGAGGTCGTGATCCTGCTGGCGGACGCCCACGCCTACCTCAACGAGAAGGGGTCACTCGAGGAGATCCAGGCGACTGCCGAGCGGATGAAGGCCCAGTTCCTCGCGTACGGCCTCGACGAGGAGCGGACCGAGTTCGTCTACGGCTCGACGTTCCAGTTCGACGAGGAGTACACCCGCGATCTCCACACCCTCGAGCAGGCGACGACGATGAACCGCGCCCAGCGTGCGATGGCCGAGATTCAGGGCGACGAGACGGTCAAGGTGAGTCACCTGGTCTACCCGCTGATGCAGACGCTCGACATCGAGTACCTCGACCTCGATCTGGCCGTTGGCGGGCTCGACCAGCGGAAGGTCCACATGCTCGCCCGCGAGAAGCTGCCGGAACTGGACTACGAGGTCCGCCCGGCGATCCACACCCCCATCCTCGCCGACCTCACGACCGGCGAGGGGAAGATGTCCTCGAGCGAGGGAACCACGATCTCGATGGAGGACTCGACCGCGGACGTAGAAGAAAAGGTCAATTCGGCGTACTGTCCCCCAACGCGGGATCCGGAGCCCGACGACGAGGGCAACGAGCGCGAGAACCCGGTCCTCGAACTCTTCGAGTACCACGTCTTCCCCCGCTTCGAGGAGGTCGTGGTCGAACGACCCGAGGAGTACGGCGGCGACCTGACCTACGAGGACTACGAGCCGCTGGCGGCCGACCTCGAGTCCGGCGAACTCCACCCCGCCGACGCGAAGGGGACGCTGGCGACCTACCTCGACGAACTGATCGCGCCTGGTCGCGAGAAGCTACGCGAACTCCGGGACTGA
- a CDS encoding biotin--[acetyl-CoA-carboxylase] ligase — translation MNDTRRAVLEALADGPVSGPELADALDVSRAAVWKHIEALREAGFEIESGPNGYDLGEIEAYNAPAVEFGLEAPFSVEYHDSIGSTNDRARELAGEGATDVVVLADEQTGSRGRLEREWTAPPGGVWLSVVTRPDIAPAQAPLYTLAISVATARAAREAGVDARIKWPNDVVVPVGDDGDYRKLSGILTEMEGETDRVEWVIVGPGINANIDADALPEGATSIREEAGDVDRRRFVQRLLESFDDHRNDLEGIVPAWRELALTLGQRVRVDRPAGEIVGEAVDVTESGALVVETDDGRVTVSVGDCEHLRPV, via the coding sequence ATGAACGACACGCGACGCGCGGTCCTCGAGGCGCTTGCCGACGGCCCGGTTTCGGGGCCGGAACTGGCCGACGCCCTCGACGTCTCGCGGGCGGCCGTCTGGAAACATATCGAGGCGCTGCGCGAGGCGGGCTTCGAGATCGAGAGCGGGCCGAACGGTTACGATCTCGGCGAGATCGAGGCGTACAACGCACCCGCAGTCGAGTTCGGGCTCGAGGCCCCGTTTTCGGTCGAGTATCACGACTCCATTGGGAGTACCAACGACCGGGCGCGCGAACTCGCGGGCGAGGGCGCGACCGACGTAGTCGTCCTCGCGGACGAACAGACCGGTAGTCGCGGTCGTCTCGAGCGCGAGTGGACGGCGCCGCCGGGCGGCGTCTGGCTGAGCGTCGTCACCCGGCCCGATATCGCGCCCGCGCAGGCCCCGCTGTACACGCTCGCGATCTCGGTTGCGACGGCGCGAGCGGCCCGCGAGGCGGGCGTCGATGCTCGAATCAAGTGGCCCAATGACGTGGTCGTCCCGGTCGGCGACGACGGCGACTACCGGAAGCTTTCGGGGATTCTCACGGAGATGGAAGGCGAGACCGACCGCGTCGAGTGGGTCATCGTCGGGCCCGGCATCAACGCGAATATCGACGCCGACGCGCTGCCCGAGGGCGCGACCAGCATCCGTGAGGAGGCGGGTGACGTCGACCGCCGGCGGTTCGTCCAGCGCCTGCTCGAGTCCTTCGACGACCACCGCAACGACCTCGAGGGGATCGTTCCCGCGTGGCGTGAACTGGCACTGACGCTCGGCCAGCGGGTGCGGGTGGACCGCCCCGCGGGCGAGATCGTCGGGGAGGCGGTCGACGTGACCGAGTCGGGCGCGCTCGTCGTCGAGACTGACGACGGGCGGGTGACGGTTTCGGTAGGCGACTGCGAACACCTCCGTCCGGTATAG
- a CDS encoding universal stress protein has protein sequence MYDCILVPTDGSREVERALEYAFDLAQLHNATIRALYVVNAAGYGGLPMETALEGVSDALRGEGQMAVDRVAELAPDDVTVETAIREGSPSQVIVDEAGPEACDLIVMGTHGRGGIDRLLLGSVTERVVRRASVPVLTVQVDPVDLEDRPEEPRLTAE, from the coding sequence ATGTATGACTGCATCCTCGTCCCGACCGACGGCTCCCGGGAGGTCGAACGGGCCCTCGAGTACGCGTTCGACCTCGCACAACTGCACAACGCGACGATCCGTGCGCTCTACGTCGTGAACGCCGCCGGCTACGGCGGGCTGCCGATGGAAACCGCACTCGAGGGCGTCAGCGACGCGCTTCGGGGCGAGGGGCAAATGGCGGTCGATCGGGTCGCGGAACTCGCGCCCGACGACGTCACCGTCGAGACAGCGATTCGGGAGGGGTCACCGAGCCAGGTCATCGTCGACGAGGCCGGGCCCGAGGCCTGCGATCTGATCGTGATGGGGACACACGGCCGTGGGGGGATCGACCGGCTGCTGCTCGGTAGCGTCACGGAGCGGGTCGTCAGACGCGCCTCGGTGCCGGTCCTGACAGTACAGGTCGATCCCGTCGATCTCGAGGACCGGCCCGAGGAGCCGCGACTCACCGCCGAGTGA
- a CDS encoding DUF5799 family protein, with product MSDNPWTDRIVGERMTVDQEFSARIEESQFSNQQWSLIMTATEFEIEHPDEPDRARIVADTDKLDGVIPELENVQAGMGAMAGGPGGPGGSDSSDGGIVDSIMGALGMGGDSGPSEAEQRKAAERLTQEYADELQSHLESKGRWESVRESVADGR from the coding sequence ATGAGCGACAACCCGTGGACGGACCGGATCGTCGGCGAGCGGATGACCGTCGATCAGGAGTTTTCGGCGCGGATCGAGGAGTCGCAGTTCTCCAACCAGCAGTGGAGCCTGATTATGACCGCCACGGAGTTCGAGATCGAACACCCCGACGAGCCCGACCGAGCGCGGATCGTCGCCGACACCGACAAACTCGACGGCGTCATCCCCGAACTCGAGAACGTGCAGGCCGGCATGGGTGCGATGGCCGGCGGACCTGGCGGACCCGGGGGATCGGACTCGTCGGACGGTGGCATCGTCGACTCGATCATGGGCGCACTCGGTATGGGCGGGGACAGCGGCCCCTCGGAGGCCGAGCAGCGGAAAGCGGCCGAGCGGCTCACCCAAGAGTATGCGGACGAACTCCAGTCACACCTCGAGTCGAAGGGCCGTTGGGAGTCGGTTCGGGAGAGCGTCGCCGACGGGCGCTGA
- a CDS encoding DUF7557 family protein translates to MPSVELEAETIERLDELRVDDESYDELVTELINIYETSEYTMFHAGD, encoded by the coding sequence ATGCCATCCGTCGAACTCGAGGCGGAAACGATCGAACGGCTGGACGAACTACGGGTCGACGACGAGTCCTACGACGAGCTGGTGACCGAACTGATCAACATCTACGAGACCAGCGAGTACACGATGTTTCACGCCGGTGACTGA
- a CDS encoding DUF7545 family protein, with amino-acid sequence MTDEVETTTFSISSEDGATDDVTIPSGLVDLVAEGDQTDVETVGDVMLLSFASRAHHIVHHGEDADPELEAQEERVMDLFEERFGVTFGEATGHQH; translated from the coding sequence ATGACAGACGAAGTCGAGACGACGACCTTCTCGATCAGTTCCGAAGACGGCGCGACCGACGACGTGACGATTCCGTCGGGACTCGTCGACCTCGTCGCCGAGGGAGACCAGACCGACGTCGAGACGGTCGGCGACGTCATGCTGCTTTCCTTCGCCAGCCGCGCTCACCACATCGTCCATCACGGCGAGGACGCCGATCCGGAACTCGAGGCACAGGAGGAACGCGTAATGGACCTCTTCGAGGAGCGGTTCGGCGTCACGTTCGGCGAAGCGACCGGCCACCAGCACTGA
- a CDS encoding DUF7282 domain-containing protein, producing MSRRRIAAVVVIAAAMIASVVAVPLLGGIVGDDAGTETDATSPPGPEAQAQFQNESGNDAAGGNGFDPIRLPPPGATEETETDTDAGGTNTAAAQSDREEAVEEGVSEGVALVQSQGIEVTQAQRAAALEGARQSVSQSQNVEAEQVQAATAGAVHGTLLQQQSVNVTQIQYGVGGATGGALSQSQSANATQLQSASWGAAHGAVAQSQHVSVEQLQVATRGAAAGAASEAGAKDVGAVPKIQEAAQGAAYGVLTQYQSVSVEQRQRVTLDHVQHAAAGAAAGALEGSTTAALAQRQTVDVRQDQRSESRRGQRVDAEQRQRVTIKQIQKAAAGAAKGALVQKQRVSVEGTQAAARGAGRGSLKQVQSTRIEQVQRISITQVQEASSGAAKGAISGSQDASVEQIQAAADGSAGGVLIQRQSVSVTQVQYAAVGAAEGAIASAVQRQAVTIEQVQAAAFGAGQGTVSQTQLVDVTQVQRLAYGGASGALVQAQDASITQIQVAASSAASETARVVQSQRISITQLQTITQEAAADATAYAVSEDTADITVISQHVEIEVEQRIETVDRIEGTASIDFSDQESDGDAVTIDDVSLSEGGFVAVYEGVAVDADPDAIIGVSSYLEAGDHENVTVDLEESLNESGPLVAVVHHDTDGDEAFEYADSDGEEDVPYVSAGGAPVLDGAFVTVADEPAEPAATLSVADQTGNGTTLTIDEANASVPYGLNAVYDNETAGSEPFAAGENVTNYTLELEPPLEENASVAVAVVGEDSATLANETIEYTVANGTTEPEATLSVDDQDGEGESLAIDAASATVPYVVTAEYDGERVDSELFEANETVAETAIDLEPPLESNATVDVSVRAVSDDAVLANDSIEYTVVEPEPGEPTANLSVADQTGDGETLTVTSANASVEYVLTVADENGGRLAETERFAANETIGPREIALEPPLESNATLEVSVVAADDGTPIETDEVAYTVDGAVPDFDVEFTNCSRAVVEADLEAGDTVAASTGFYTSGGFGNTIIEDFVTAGENVEAPFDGTIVFEIGDERNVTADGDEVTVEVPDYGTFGTYISGISSPEAAPFASIDHPNPDLEACDDEARPELPSLSVEETEPTADGDAINVTFGYENPNDAAVAANSEFVEGTTTDEPPSGFEPGEHEFTVEWTPESDNERLVWQADFTNHGYEEPVTVATPPAGEIRASVPAAFSVSIASITSPVEQGQEIAVESEIENVGGEAGTQEVALAIDGTVVDTESVSLEAGESRSVAFDTETGALEPGEYTLAVSSDNDTAERTVTVEESGAPATVAVTDLAAPASGEPGQQVTVTATVENRGDLEGTETVTYSVDGRPLAEATVTLAGGQSAEIPFTSPIPEGTSTHTVATDDDEASVVIEAAEEPRSETNGPSANGPALGGEGTGDAGNETTG from the coding sequence ATGAGCCGCCGCCGGATCGCCGCGGTCGTGGTGATCGCTGCCGCGATGATCGCCAGCGTCGTCGCCGTGCCGCTGCTCGGGGGGATCGTCGGGGACGACGCGGGAACGGAGACGGACGCCACGTCGCCACCCGGTCCCGAGGCACAGGCACAGTTTCAGAACGAGAGCGGGAATGACGCGGCGGGCGGAAACGGGTTCGATCCGATACGGCTGCCGCCGCCCGGAGCGACCGAGGAGACGGAAACCGACACGGACGCGGGCGGGACGAACACGGCGGCGGCCCAGAGCGATCGCGAGGAGGCCGTCGAAGAGGGGGTCAGCGAGGGAGTCGCCCTCGTCCAGTCACAGGGGATCGAGGTGACACAGGCACAGCGAGCGGCGGCGCTCGAGGGTGCGCGCCAGTCGGTGTCGCAGTCCCAGAACGTCGAGGCCGAACAGGTACAGGCGGCGACGGCGGGGGCCGTCCACGGCACGTTGCTCCAGCAACAGTCAGTCAACGTCACGCAGATCCAGTACGGGGTCGGCGGCGCGACCGGCGGGGCACTCTCGCAGTCGCAGTCGGCCAACGCGACCCAACTCCAGAGCGCGAGCTGGGGGGCCGCACACGGTGCGGTCGCCCAGAGTCAGCACGTCAGCGTCGAGCAGTTGCAGGTGGCCACTAGGGGTGCGGCCGCCGGCGCGGCCAGCGAAGCGGGCGCGAAAGACGTCGGCGCGGTGCCGAAGATCCAAGAGGCCGCACAGGGGGCCGCCTACGGTGTCCTGACGCAGTACCAGTCGGTCTCGGTCGAACAACGCCAGCGGGTGACCCTCGACCACGTCCAGCACGCCGCGGCCGGCGCCGCCGCCGGCGCGCTCGAGGGGAGTACGACCGCCGCCCTCGCACAGCGACAGACGGTCGACGTGCGACAGGACCAGCGGAGCGAATCGCGACGGGGCCAGCGCGTCGACGCCGAGCAGCGCCAGCGGGTGACGATCAAGCAGATCCAGAAGGCCGCGGCGGGCGCGGCGAAAGGCGCACTCGTCCAGAAACAACGGGTGTCGGTCGAGGGAACGCAGGCTGCGGCCCGGGGCGCGGGTCGGGGATCGCTGAAGCAGGTGCAGTCGACCCGGATCGAGCAGGTCCAGCGGATCTCGATCACGCAGGTACAGGAGGCCTCCTCCGGCGCTGCGAAGGGTGCGATCTCGGGGAGTCAGGACGCCAGCGTGGAGCAGATTCAGGCAGCCGCGGACGGGAGCGCCGGCGGGGTACTGATTCAGCGCCAGTCGGTGTCGGTCACGCAGGTGCAGTACGCCGCCGTCGGCGCCGCGGAGGGCGCGATCGCGTCGGCCGTGCAGCGCCAGGCGGTGACGATCGAACAGGTGCAGGCCGCCGCGTTCGGTGCGGGTCAGGGTACAGTGAGCCAGACGCAACTCGTCGACGTGACGCAGGTCCAGCGGCTCGCGTACGGCGGTGCCAGCGGGGCCCTCGTTCAGGCACAGGACGCGTCGATCACGCAGATCCAGGTGGCAGCCAGCAGTGCCGCGTCGGAGACCGCTCGCGTCGTCCAGTCCCAGCGGATCAGTATTACGCAGCTCCAGACGATAACACAGGAGGCCGCGGCCGATGCGACCGCCTACGCCGTCTCGGAGGATACCGCCGACATCACGGTGATCAGCCAGCACGTCGAGATAGAGGTCGAGCAGCGCATCGAGACGGTCGACCGGATCGAGGGAACCGCATCGATCGATTTCTCCGACCAAGAGAGCGACGGGGACGCGGTCACCATCGACGATGTCTCGCTCTCGGAGGGCGGGTTCGTCGCCGTCTACGAGGGCGTCGCCGTCGACGCCGATCCCGACGCGATCATCGGCGTCTCGAGCTACCTCGAGGCCGGTGATCACGAGAACGTGACCGTCGACCTCGAGGAGTCGCTGAACGAGAGCGGCCCGCTCGTCGCGGTCGTCCACCACGACACCGACGGGGACGAGGCGTTCGAGTACGCCGACTCCGACGGCGAGGAGGACGTGCCCTACGTCTCCGCGGGCGGCGCGCCGGTACTCGACGGCGCGTTCGTGACCGTCGCCGACGAGCCCGCCGAGCCAGCAGCGACGCTGTCGGTCGCTGATCAGACGGGCAACGGGACGACGCTGACAATCGACGAGGCGAACGCCTCCGTTCCCTACGGCCTGAATGCGGTGTACGACAACGAAACCGCCGGGAGCGAGCCGTTCGCGGCCGGTGAGAACGTGACAAACTACACGCTCGAGCTGGAGCCGCCCCTCGAGGAGAACGCCAGCGTCGCGGTAGCGGTCGTCGGCGAAGACAGCGCGACGCTCGCGAACGAGACGATCGAGTACACCGTCGCGAACGGCACCACCGAGCCCGAAGCGACGCTGTCGGTCGACGACCAGGACGGCGAGGGCGAGTCCCTCGCAATCGACGCGGCGAGCGCGACGGTGCCGTACGTCGTGACGGCCGAGTACGACGGGGAGCGGGTCGATAGCGAACTGTTCGAGGCCAACGAGACGGTCGCGGAGACGGCGATCGATCTCGAGCCGCCGCTGGAGTCGAACGCGACCGTTGATGTCTCCGTTCGGGCCGTGAGCGACGACGCGGTCCTGGCGAACGACTCGATCGAGTACACGGTCGTCGAGCCCGAGCCGGGCGAGCCGACGGCGAACCTCTCGGTGGCCGACCAGACTGGTGACGGGGAGACGCTGACAGTCACCTCGGCCAACGCCTCGGTCGAGTACGTGCTGACGGTCGCCGACGAGAACGGGGGCCGACTCGCGGAGACCGAGCGCTTCGCGGCGAACGAGACGATCGGGCCGCGGGAAATCGCCCTCGAGCCGCCCCTGGAGTCGAACGCCACGCTCGAGGTGTCGGTCGTCGCGGCCGACGACGGCACGCCGATCGAGACTGACGAGGTGGCCTACACCGTCGACGGGGCGGTCCCCGACTTCGACGTCGAGTTCACGAACTGTTCGCGGGCGGTCGTCGAGGCCGACCTCGAGGCGGGCGATACCGTCGCGGCGAGTACGGGCTTTTACACCTCCGGTGGCTTCGGAAACACCATCATCGAGGACTTCGTCACCGCCGGCGAGAACGTCGAGGCCCCCTTCGACGGGACGATCGTCTTCGAGATCGGCGACGAACGGAACGTCACGGCCGACGGCGACGAGGTGACCGTCGAGGTTCCCGACTACGGCACTTTCGGGACCTACATCTCCGGGATCAGTTCGCCCGAGGCGGCCCCGTTCGCGTCGATCGATCATCCGAACCCGGACCTCGAGGCCTGTGACGACGAGGCCCGGCCCGAACTCCCGTCGTTGTCGGTCGAGGAGACCGAGCCCACGGCGGATGGGGACGCGATCAACGTGACGTTCGGCTACGAGAACCCCAACGACGCGGCGGTCGCGGCGAACAGCGAGTTCGTCGAGGGGACGACTACCGACGAGCCCCCGAGCGGGTTCGAACCCGGCGAACACGAGTTCACCGTCGAGTGGACGCCCGAGAGCGACAACGAGCGGCTCGTCTGGCAGGCCGATTTCACGAACCACGGCTACGAGGAGCCGGTGACCGTCGCGACGCCGCCCGCCGGGGAGATCCGGGCGTCCGTGCCCGCCGCGTTCAGTGTCTCGATCGCGTCGATCACCAGTCCGGTCGAGCAGGGACAGGAGATCGCGGTCGAAAGCGAGATCGAGAACGTCGGCGGCGAGGCGGGCACGCAAGAGGTCGCGCTCGCGATCGACGGGACCGTCGTCGACACCGAATCGGTCTCGCTCGAGGCCGGCGAGAGCCGGTCGGTCGCGTTCGACACCGAAACCGGGGCGCTCGAGCCCGGCGAGTACACGCTCGCGGTGTCGAGCGACAACGACACCGCCGAGAGGACTGTGACCGTCGAGGAGAGCGGTGCGCCGGCGACGGTCGCAGTGACCGATCTTGCCGCACCCGCGAGCGGCGAGCCCGGCCAGCAGGTGACGGTGACCGCGACCGTCGAAAACCGGGGGGATCTCGAGGGGACGGAGACGGTGACCTACAGCGTCGATGGGCGGCCGCTCGCCGAGGCGACCGTGACGCTCGCGGGCGGCCAGTCGGCCGAAATCCCGTTCACGTCGCCGATACCCGAGGGCACGTCGACGCATACGGTCGCGACCGACGACGACGAGGCGTCGGTGGTGATCGAGGCGGCTGAGGAGCCGAGATCCGAGACGAACGGACCGTCAGCTAACGGACCCGCCCTCGGCGGTGAGGGGACCGGAGACGCCGGAAACGAGACTACCGGATAG
- a CDS encoding biotin transporter BioY: MATERNSVELVDDDAVRSFARAAVLAALMGAAAVVGSIPIPLSPVPISLGVLVVYLMGLYLGPYWGTVSIGLYLTAGTIGIPVFANGTAGIGVLIGETGGYLWAYPLAVILTGLAVHGTDDLADPADTSTPVLAAVLLAGLIVIYGLGTAWLGYVLELGAVEAVQLAVVPFVPGDLLKIVAAIAIVKAGRIDPT, encoded by the coding sequence ATGGCAACGGAACGGAATTCGGTCGAGTTAGTCGACGACGACGCTGTCCGCTCGTTCGCGCGGGCGGCCGTCCTCGCGGCACTGATGGGGGCCGCGGCCGTGGTGGGATCGATCCCGATCCCGCTCTCGCCGGTCCCGATATCGCTCGGAGTCCTCGTCGTCTACCTGATGGGGCTGTATCTCGGGCCGTACTGGGGGACGGTCTCGATCGGGCTCTACCTGACCGCCGGCACGATCGGAATCCCGGTGTTCGCGAACGGGACCGCCGGAATCGGCGTTTTGATCGGTGAGACCGGCGGCTATCTCTGGGCCTATCCCCTCGCCGTGATACTGACCGGGCTCGCGGTCCACGGCACCGACGACCTCGCGGACCCCGCCGACACGTCGACGCCGGTCCTCGCCGCGGTGTTGCTCGCGGGGCTGATCGTCATCTACGGGCTTGGGACCGCGTGGCTCGGATACGTGCTGGAACTGGGCGCAGTCGAGGCGGTCCAGCTCGCCGTCGTCCCGTTCGTGCCGGGCGACCTGCTGAAGATCGTCGCCGCGATCGCGATCGTCAAGGCCGGCCGCATCGATCCGACGTGA
- a CDS encoding energy-coupling factor ABC transporter ATP-binding protein produces the protein MIEFRSVSYAFEDVSVLEDVSLTIEDGEFGLLAGANGSGKTTLLRHCNGLLTPDDGEVLVDGTPVSDDLIAARSSVGMVFQHPRDQFVSATVGADVAFGPENLGLERAEIDRRVDAALEAVNMAGRADDRIDALSGGEQSRVAIAGALAMDPSHLVLDEPFTGLDEPARRSVLERLAALSADGTGVLLATHDLRDVLGLADRVIAMQDGRVAVDGSPDDALEDLAGLEVRVPDR, from the coding sequence ATGATCGAGTTCCGGTCGGTCTCCTACGCGTTCGAGGACGTGTCGGTCCTCGAGGACGTCTCGCTGACGATCGAGGACGGCGAGTTCGGCCTGCTGGCGGGAGCAAACGGCAGCGGGAAGACGACGCTATTGCGTCACTGCAACGGCCTCCTGACGCCCGACGACGGCGAGGTACTGGTCGACGGCACGCCCGTTTCCGACGACCTGATCGCCGCGCGCTCGAGCGTCGGGATGGTCTTCCAACACCCCCGCGACCAGTTCGTCTCGGCGACCGTCGGCGCGGACGTCGCCTTCGGCCCCGAGAACCTCGGCCTCGAGCGAGCCGAGATCGATCGCCGCGTCGACGCCGCCCTCGAGGCGGTCAACATGGCGGGCCGGGCGGACGACCGGATCGATGCCCTCTCGGGTGGCGAGCAGTCCCGAGTCGCCATTGCGGGCGCGCTCGCGATGGACCCTTCCCACCTCGTCCTCGACGAACCCTTCACCGGTCTCGACGAGCCCGCACGCCGTTCGGTCCTCGAGCGACTCGCGGCCCTGTCGGCCGACGGCACTGGGGTCTTGCTCGCGACCCACGACCTGCGGGACGTGCTGGGACTGGCGGACCGGGTGATCGCGATGCAGGATGGACGGGTAGCCGTCGACGGCTCGCCCGACGACGCGCTCGAGGACCTCGCTGGTCTCGAGGTACGGGTGCCCGACCGGTGA
- a CDS encoding energy-coupling factor transporter transmembrane component T family protein yields the protein MLTYEPDETLAHRLDPRSKLAVQIGFAATALAHPTPRALLVLSVVTVVVLAAARVSLRRTVAAYRYALVVLAIAPVLAGVTIGSPWFDRADALTSGLASYRVLLILLVSAAYVRSTPVRDSRAAIQRTIPGKPGQLLGIGIALVFRFLPVLQGDLRTIREAMAARLGTERGTVDRISTVGMLGLTRAFDRADRLSLALRARCFAWNPTLPPLAFSRLDYPVIAFALCLALSAFY from the coding sequence ATGCTGACCTATGAACCGGACGAGACGCTGGCCCACCGGCTCGACCCACGGAGCAAGCTGGCGGTCCAGATCGGGTTCGCGGCGACTGCACTGGCCCATCCGACGCCTCGAGCGTTGCTGGTGCTATCGGTGGTGACCGTCGTCGTCCTGGCAGCGGCGCGTGTCTCGCTCCGCCGGACCGTCGCCGCCTACCGGTACGCGCTCGTGGTCCTCGCGATCGCGCCGGTGCTGGCCGGCGTCACGATCGGCTCCCCCTGGTTCGACCGCGCGGACGCCCTCACGTCGGGGCTGGCGAGTTATCGGGTCCTCCTCATCCTGCTGGTCAGCGCGGCGTACGTCCGATCGACGCCGGTCCGGGACTCGCGGGCGGCGATCCAGCGGACGATTCCCGGCAAACCCGGGCAACTGCTCGGGATCGGGATCGCACTCGTCTTTCGGTTTCTTCCCGTCCTACAGGGCGATCTCCGCACGATCCGCGAGGCGATGGCCGCCCGGCTCGGGACCGAACGCGGCACGGTCGACCGGATCAGCACGGTCGGCATGCTCGGACTGACACGGGCCTTCGACCGGGCCGACCGCCTCTCGCTCGCGCTCCGCGCACGGTGTTTCGCGTGGAACCCCACGCTGCCGCCCCTCGCCTTTTCCCGCCTCGACTACCCCGTCATCGCGTTCGCCCTCTGTCTCGCGCTGTCCGCATTCTACTGA